Sequence from the Deltaproteobacteria bacterium genome:
CCACCACATAGGTGACGATCGGCTCCGGATGAAGGGAAAGCCGGTAGTCCTGAGCGGCCTGCCCGAGAATCAGAAGATCTTTTTGGTACCATTGAAGGGCTTCATTATATGTTAGACGCATTACATTATTTTCCTTGAGAATTCAAAAGCATAGGAATTTCCATTTTGGACGCCGATGAACTCGGATCGGCAGAGGGCCGATCGTGCAGATTGCCAGGATAAAATAGAATAATTATCTGCGAGTATCGGTGAAAATCGGCGTCCTAATTTAAGCTTTCAGCTATTCAATTGGTTATACAACGTACCCCGCTCCACCGGTTCCCGCCCGGCCTCCCGGATCAAATGCAGGATCTCATCGCGAGTCATGGCCTGGGCCGTTTCGGCCCCGGCCATATGGGTGATGCGTTCTTCGATGACCGTACCGTCGATATCGTCCGCCCCGAAAGAGAGGGAAATCTGGGCCAGCTTGGGTCCGATCATGATCCAGAAGGATTTAATATGGGGGAAATTATCCAGCATCAAGCGGGCTACGGCGATATTTTTCAGATCGTCCAGACCGGTCGTCCCGTTGAAGTGATCGATTTCGGTGTTTTTGGGATGAAAGGCCAGGGGGATGAAGGTCAGAAATCCTCCGGTCTCATCCTGGGCCTGACGAAGGGCCAGGAGATGGTCCACTCGTTCTTCCAGGGTTTCCATGTGGCCGTAAAGCATCGTGGCATTGGTCTTGATCCCCATTCGATGGGCGGTCATAGAGACGGCCAGCCAGTTTTTGGAAGAGAGTTTTTTAGCACAGAGGGCCTCCCGGATTCGCGGGCTGAACACTTCCGCACCGCCTCCCGGCAGGGAACCCAGACCCGCCTCGGCCAGGATGGAAAGGGTTTCATTTACCGGCCTGCCTGCCAATTCAGCCAAATGGGCGATCTCCACGGCGGTAAAGGCCTGGATATGCACTTCAGGACGGAGGGCTTTAATCCTTTCCAGCATCTCCAGGTAATAGGAAAAGGGGAGATCGGGGTGGATGCCGCCCACGATATGGATTTCGCTTATGGGATCTGTCAGACGTTCGCGGACCTTGGCCTCGATTTCATCCAGACTCATTTGATAGGCCTGCGGATCATCCGGGTCTTTTCCGAAGGCGCAAAACCGGCAGCGGTTCCGGCAGATATTGGAATAGTTGATGTGCTGATTGATGATGAAATAAGCCCGGTTACCGTTCTTTGCCTCCCGGACCCGGTTAGCCAGAATCCCCAGCCCCAAAAGGTCACCGGTATTATAAAGGATCAGGCCGTCATCCTGATTCAGCCGTTCATGGTTATTGATTTTTTCACCGATCTTTTTAAGATCGGGATCTCTGATTTCTGCTAACATAGTGCTATAACCCCTCTTGTGACCATATGGTCATTATTAGAACAAAAAAATTACCCCTGAAGGCCTTTACGGAGCAGTTCCGTAAGACCGGCGGCCCATTCTTCGATGGTTTTTCGGGGGGCTTTATAAATCTTATCTTCCCGGGAAAGATAAGGCACGGTATAGGCCAACAGGAACCGGTCCAAAACCGCATCCAATAAAAAAACAGCCTGGTTTAAGGCGATTTGGTTTGAAATCTCTCCCCGCTCCATCCCTTGCCGCAACAAGGAACTTAAATATTCACCGGAAAACAACCTTATTTTATGAATAATTTCTGTCCGGAAAGGGGTATCGTTCCCCAGTTGAAGGTTGAGGTAAATCCGATAAATATGCGGATGTTTCTGAATGAAATCGATCCCGGCCAGGAGAGACTTCCGGATCCTGTCAAAGACCTCTTCCTGTTCCGTTTCCTCTTTGACCTGGACCAGGGTCCT
This genomic interval carries:
- the mqnE gene encoding aminofutalosine synthase MqnE; its protein translation is MLAEIRDPDLKKIGEKINNHERLNQDDGLILYNTGDLLGLGILANRVREAKNGNRAYFIINQHINYSNICRNRCRFCAFGKDPDDPQAYQMSLDEIEAKVRERLTDPISEIHIVGGIHPDLPFSYYLEMLERIKALRPEVHIQAFTAVEIAHLAELAGRPVNETLSILAEAGLGSLPGGGAEVFSPRIREALCAKKLSSKNWLAVSMTAHRMGIKTNATMLYGHMETLEERVDHLLALRQAQDETGGFLTFIPLAFHPKNTEIDHFNGTTGLDDLKNIAVARLMLDNFPHIKSFWIMIGPKLAQISLSFGADDIDGTVIEERITHMAGAETAQAMTRDEILHLIREAGREPVERGTLYNQLNS
- a CDS encoding TetR/AcrR family transcriptional regulator, with product MKTLPPAIQVQSTFLNLPEEKKSRIIETAIHEFAEKGYEGASINTMVGRLGISKGSIFQYFNNKKSLFFYVFDYAVGLVKRTLVQVKEETEQEEVFDRIRKSLLAGIDFIQKHPHIYRIYLNLQLGNDTPFRTEIIHKIRLFSGEYLSSLLRQGMERGEISNQIALNQAVFLLDAVLDRFLLAYTVPYLSREDKIYKAPRKTIEEWAAGLTELLRKGLQG